Proteins found in one Planococcus citri chromosome 2, ihPlaCitr1.1, whole genome shotgun sequence genomic segment:
- the Gyc88E gene encoding soluble guanylate cyclase 88E isoform X3, protein MEIELVREEILFDTVHVTFQLRFDNRAFTLACMSMTREEKHLPISANVLFEIFPFCIVFSSDMVIRSIGNSLMVILPDLVGKKINNWFDLVRPLIAFKFQNILNRTNNIFELVTVEPVLTKRPSDRSLDSIIMSDESDGGPDDRKLRLKGQMIYMDNWRMMMYLGTPVMPDLNSLIITGLYINDLSMHDFSRDLMLAGTQQSVELKLALDQEQHKSKKLEESMRKLDEEMKRTDELLYQMIPKQVADRLRAGENPIDTCQMFDTVSILFSDVVTFTEICSRITPMEVVSMLNAMYSIFDQLTERNKVYKVETIGDAYMVVSGAPEREKNHAEKVCDMALDMVDAITDLKDPSTGLHLKIRVGIHSGAVVAGIVGLKMPRYCLFGDSVNTASRMESTSETMKIHISQSTKDLISSEYHVEERGEVQVKGKGKMKTYWLIKHEHRPPVPRMLADDEFLENNIEPDHPLPSTSCSSDKVHGDEKDKRIYSPITFHDVRARFSISEVPVNNNLNKTKENRSSSLGAVALSQTMLAGGRTFGLNKTAPTSPIDSHLSSTQNQTNIFLNQVMTYQSSPEKETPKKTPEKDKPAVVTAAKKVIAETGSSNSLPTPQKLLRQQKEVSNSDNSLNQVQCCTKRSLRSKSRKSSCRVC, encoded by the exons cTCAGATATGGTGATTCGAAGTATCGGTAATTCTTTAATGGTCATCCTGCCCGACCTAGTAGGAAAGAAGATAAACAACTGGTTCGATTTAGTTCGTCCTCTAATtgcttttaaatttcaaaat ATTTTAAACCGCACAAATAATATTTTCGAGCTCGTAACCGTCGAACCAGTACTAACAAAAAGGCCTTCCGATCGTTCATTAGATTCGATTATAATGAGTGATGAATCAGACGGCGGCCCAGACGATAGGAAATTAAGACTCAAAG GTCAAATGATCTATATGGACAATTGGAGGATGATGATGTATCTAGGAACACCAGTGATGCCAGATTTGAATTCATTAATAATTACCGGTCTTTACATTAACGATTTATCGATGCATGATTTCAGCAG GGACTTAATGTTAGCAGGAACGCAGCAATCAGTCGAATTGAAATTGGCTCTTGATCAAGAACAACACAAATCCAAAAAGCTAGAAGAATCGATGAGAAAATTAGACGAGGAAATGAAACGAACAGACGAACTACTTTATCAAATGATACCGAAACAAGTGGCCGATCGATTGCGAGCTGGTGAAAATCCAATTGATACTTGTCAG atgttcGATACAGTATCGATATTATTTTCGGATGTGGTCACATTTACTGAAATTTGTAGCAGGATTACTCCCATGGAAGTAGTATCTATGTTGAATGCAATGTACTCTATTTTTGATCAGTTGACTGAACGAAATAAAGTTTATAAA GTAGAAACGATAGGTGATGCTTATATGGTTGTGTCCGGCGCTcctgagagagaaaaaaatcacgcagAGAAGGTTTGCGATATGGCATTGGACATGGTAGATGCAATTACTGATCTCAAAGATCCTTCCACTG GATTACATTTAAAAATCAGAGTGGGCATTCATTCGGGCGCGGTTGTGGCCGGAATAGTTGGTCTAAAAATGCCTCGCTATTGTTTATTCGGTGATTCTGTGAATACAGCTTCGCGAATGGAATCGACTAGCGAAACtatgaaaattcatatttctcAATCTACCAAAGATCTCATTTCTTCCGAATATCACGTAGAAGAACGAGGCGAAGTACAAGTGAAAGGAAAAG GCAAAATGAAGACATATTGGCTAATAAAACACGAGCATCGACCACCTGTACCGAGAATGTTGGCGGATGATGAATTCCTCGAGAATAACATCGAACCTGATCATCCACTACCGAGTACGTCGTGCAGCAGCGATAAAGTTCACGGCGATGAAAAAGATAAACGAATTTATTCTCCGATTACATTTCATGACGTGAGAGCACGTTTTTCAATATCCGAAGTGCCcgttaataataatttaaataaaacaaaag aaAACCGATCCAGCTCGCTTGGAGCAGTCGCTCTGAGCCAAACTATGCTCGCAGGAGGGAGAACATTCGGCCTAAATAAAACAGCACCAACGTCTCCGATAGATTCGCATCTCTCGTCGACGCaaaaccaaacaaatatatttttgaaccaaGTCATGACTTATCAAAGCAGTCCTGAAAAAGAAACGCCCAAGAAAACACCAGAAAAGGACAAACCTGCCGTTGTGACTGCAGCGAAAAAAGTAATCGCCGAAACTGGCTCAAGCAACTCGTTACCTACTCCTCAAAAACTGCTTCGTCAGCAGAAGGAAGTCAGCAATAGCGATAATAGTTTAAATCAGGTACAATGCTGCACAAAACGCTCTCTCAGATCGAAATCGAGGAAATCCTCCTGTCGCGTATGTTGA